agaatttagacatttttctataagataataatatttctagaatataaaagattgattatacataaacatatataaattatctatcaaattttaaaatatagacttatatattttatcaaaaacatatataaattatacataatatatttatgaacctaaggtaaactaaaaataatgtaattagcaaaatcgttttattttagtctaattataaccaaaacattatgattaaaaaatgatatagcCCAATATACCAAATGCAAGTAATGatatcaatcaaaatatgaacaactaaatcaaccaattattatgacgtatctatttgcatatattaatcatatacgtgaataaattttcaatattttacaagttatgtttattaatgaatatctgatttacttttttatttttctaaaataagatatatcaaattatacaaaattttatgaaatatatttacaaatataagagGATAAACTGAATTATCTACTAATACGATAATTTTAACCTAATGAGAAAAATCATCATTAATTTAACCGTCTATATAcaactcaaaataaataaaaataaaaagttgaaataatacaaaatatcatacttaaaacataaagatatttaatacaattttttatacatacaaataaaagattacttaaaacatataaacaaataaagtaaagtatttatttataaatatttattcccGTGTATAagcacgggagaatcacctagtaGATATGAAAAAATTAGACAAGCTAACACCAATGGACATCAGAGACGCATCCGGACACATAGGTGGACACAGTGGGGACTAACTTAAATGAAACCATAAGATACGAGTCGGTAGGAATTGGTATGCCCAAACTCGCCTCCGATCCAATAGTTGGCTATTATATATAACCCAAGGCTCTAGATCTATACTTATCATAAACAATACTATAACCAAAGTAGACGACGAAATTAGGTACAAGTGCCATCCCCACATCCCATCAACTCAATAGTATTTTTCATTATGAGACCTATAATATAATAACAGATGTGCAAAATGATATGGAGTTTGTGATGTGTGAACCCATCGATGGGTCATGCAGCTATCTACTTCAAGATAGCGTGACCGTTGCCTTCCAAATCATGGACCACATCCTTCAATCTCGGTCTCTTATTAGTGTTTTATATCTCAACAGATCTTTCAGGCGACGACcaaatctttaaatttttcgTATACTCGTGGTCTTGTACAATTGAGTTTGATATTTATAAGTTTGGTTTGGATGGACATGCAATAATGTTTAATGGTTTATAGTTGATTTGTTTAATTCAATTTGTGGTTACaaatagacatatatatatacctagattaaaattactaattaacacaatcgcgacacatggcaattataattttaagattgtgacatatgttaaaatacatataagtaaataaaatcaatcttatattttttaaagattaaaccaaaaaaatatttacatataaaaatgatttaaaaaagtaaaagtaaaaaaaaagtaaaaaataactatgaaagaaataaaaaacagctgtaaagaaatattaaataatgctaatttttctttattcaaatcctaatttaaaaggtcataaccaaaaaaatttgTCACTTAaaaacgatttaaaaaaaattattactaaaccaaaaatGTAAAAGGTTCATTAATGCCAATTTTCAGTTATTCAAATCTTTGTAACTAATATGTTCGCGACACATGgcaaatataaatttaagattgtgacatgtgtgaATCTAGCTCataattaaaagttatatacaaagataataacaaaacaatttttgttaaaaattattataactattatctaatagtattttttttctttttaaatcctaaacaaaaaataattacaaaatattatttgatagtaattgtGTTCGTTTTTggttatcttagtatatatattttatatcattataaattttaacctctttaaaaatattaataagaaaattactatcaaataattatttgcaactatgttttgtttaggattttaaaatggaaaattactattagattTACTTacaactaggtgttttgcccgcacatgcgggcataaatttcttataaataattattagtttatgtcttattaatctaaaaccagcataataaattattatttatgtttttaaatagttaaatcaaacatcaaaatatttatatatgtcaattacttttaatcaaaatatatacttattgttgtgttaagtttttttaaagcactcatatcttagatatagtttagaaaatatatttatatttttggttgactaatatttaataataaattgttttgtatcttaatttttttaaaaattttataataaaatattgttttcagataagcacaaaaaagaatatatatagaagaattatctttttcttataattctaaaatattattttgtaatcagttacttaatatagcatataacatataaactttatatcattaaaataaattagtgaatagttagaaactaataataaattagtaaCATATCTAGAAgtctaaaacttaaaaaatatgacaaataaaaaagctaatataacatataaatttaatattaataaaataaaattcattttgatttatatagaatattcatcaagactattattttaaattaatgatttagtgactcagctcaaaacaaataatacatcaatgataattagcttaaacttaataaaaatttgacaagtaagcaaaattagctaaaatcatggagaacatgacaaataagcaaaatcacttcataaataatagtatagatattgttttcagataagcacaaaaagaatatatatagaagaattatctttttttgataattctaaaatattattttgtaatcagtTATTTagtatagcatataacatataaactttatatcattaaaataaattagtgaatagttagaaactaataataaattagtaacctatctaaaagtctaaaacttaataaaaatatgacaaataaaaaaatctaatataacatataaatttaatattaataacataaaatttgtttttatttatatagaatattcttcaaaactattattttaaattaatgatttagtgactcagctcaaaacaaataatacatcaatgatgactagcttaaacttaataaaaatatgacaaataagcaaaattagctaaaatcatggagaacatgacaaataagcaaaatcactttataaataatagtatagattacttttttagcaaaatttgtttttgttattatcttaatatatatttttaattataatatagattaacacatgtcgcaatcttaaaaaatttaatgacacgtgtcgcgatcatgttaattagtaactttgaagaaacaaactttatataataagcaATAATATTTATATCACCTAGGAAAAGGTAAAAGAGAAGCTAAACTCAACATTGAGAGactttatttgatgttttaattatttaaaattgattctGGTATACATTAACTATGTGTCTAGGTACGTTCTAGATTATATGATTTCTGCTAGGTGTTTGACAGTTTTTTGGTCCAGACCATTGTCAGTTAGTAGTATTTTTTCTGTCATTAacttaaacatatttatacTGACTTCGTAAATCACAATAGTAATTTCCAATGATCTACAAAAAATAGTTGTTTTCGACACTTTGTGCTATACtatctatttttaattatgtattttttggtacataaatgatttttataCTGAGTAAACTTCTTTATAAAGtcttaatatatttcaaataactTATCAAAATTCGTAATTTTTGTAGTTTAGAAACCATTTCcatcaattaaaaataatcaattgcAAATGCGACTTTAAACTAACAAAAATTCTTCGTATATTCCATTATCCAAAATATCATTTCTACCTCTAAATGAAAAAGGAAGAGATTAACCCTTGTATTTCTTGCAGGTAGGAGTACTAAAATATCGTAATGAAACCTGAAATTGAAAATACTGCAACTTATTTGACCAGCGCGAACTACGCAGAATGCACCAACTATATCGGGTCCTTGACAACTTACTGCGTATTTCAAGAATTAGTCAAAATTTAAAAGAGGAGTTTGTCTGTCATTTCCTATTGATAATCAATTTTTTCTTCGTTTGATGTCTCTTGGAACTTGAAATCCACACGTGCTATACTTCCAAAATTCTAGTAGTATCATAGTATAATCCactgaatttttattatttccagatGTTGAGGATTTTACAAAATAGACAGAAGAATATCTGGTATCATATATTTTGcgtattttacaaattatttaaatgtataactAATGTAGTGTACATCTCACGTCTTCTATTAATTAGATGCAAAAAGCCATCattcaaaacttaaaaagattGGGTCAAACATGGTTTTCAGCTTTTTTGATTATATCCTTTTCTAAACTAACATTCTTTTATGAACATCATATTCAAGTATTAGTGTATTCGTTCgcatattagaaaaaaaaaagttttattttactagtttggttttttaaaaactaaaaagatcAAATCAAGATTTGTTTTACCAGTTCAGATCTGGTTCTTGATTAATTGTGATAGGTTATCAAGCAAGCAAAGcgaaaaataagataaagaaaTAGAACATTTAACACGAAAGCAAATCGAACCAGTTGCAAGAATCGAATCAAACGGGACCAAGTCGTTTCTCCAAAGACGCGCCAACTAAGCATGAGCTGTTATCTTGACGTCGTCTCCGTCACACTTCCCCAACTCACATTTCGCCACGTGTCATCCCTTACAACATCCTTCACGTGCTGTCATGTCTTAAACCCATATGTCTGCGCAGGTACTAAATCCAACGGCTGAGATCAGTTTATCAACCCCCCaccataaaataattaattaataataattctcTAGTTGACGTGTTAGCTACGTGTTTAAGACGAGTAACaatgcaaaaaaagaaaaaaatagtatataaatagACAGAAAAGATATCTTTCGTTGGAACGTGAAATAAATagcattaattaaaaataaaagtaacactcctaaaaataaataaaaagaatatttccaaatataacCGAGGAAATAATACTCAATATAAAAACCCCTTCTCTTCCTCGTTAGGGTTCTTTATTttctccatcatcatcatcactctctCTAATTATGCTCTAAATCAAGAAATTGGATTTTTATGAGAATTTTTTGAACAATCAATAATCGCATTTCATCTGTGAGAGGATGCCAGCAACGGAGTACCAGAGATCATTCGGGAGGACGCTACTGAACCTACGCCGCGACTCGGTCCACTCGGTCGCCGAATCGTCAACCACCGCCGAGTCGACTCAGATGGAGGCCGAGCTGGACTCGTTCCAGAGAAAAGTCTCCGAGAGGTTCGCCGACCTCAACGCATCTACCTCCGAGGACCTTCTCTCCCTCGAATGGGTCGGGAAGCTCCTCGACTCGTTCCTCTCGTGCCAGGAGGAGTTCCGCTCCGCCGTCGTCGTCTCCGGAAACCACCGCGCCGCGATCAGCCCTCCGGCGGAGCGGATGATAGCGGAGTATTTCGACAGGAGCGTCAAGGCCCTCGACGTCTGCAACGCGATCCGCGACGGCGTCGAGCGGATCCGCCAGTGGCAGAAGCTGATCGAGATGGTGGTCTGCGCTTTCGACGGGAAGAGGCCTCTCGGCGAAGGTCAGTTCCGCCGCGCGAAGAAGACGCTCGTCGAGCTGGCGATCGGGATGCTGGACGACAAGGAAGCTTCTTCCTCCTCGGGCTCTGTCTCTTCGCAGCATCGTAACCGTTCGTTCGGTCGGAACAAGGAGCATCCTCATCATAGGACGATCGGGCATTTCAGGTCGCTGTCGTGGAGCGTGTCGAGGTCGTGGTCGGCTTCGAAGCAGCTGCAAGCGTTGGGGAGCGGTTTGGCTCCGCCTCGGGCGGGGGACGTGACGGCGACGGGGGGTTTGGCGGTTCCTGTCTATACGATGGGTTCGGTTTTGCTGTTTGTGATGTGGGCCCTTGTGGCGGCTATTCCTTGTCAGGATAGAGGGCTTCAGGTGCATTTTAATGTGCCTAGGAGTTTTCAGTGGGGAGGGTCTTTGATGTCGTTGCACGATAGGATCATCGAGGAGTCGAGGAAGAGGGAGAGGAGGAATAGTTGCGGGTTGTTGAAGGAGATTAATCAGATCGAGAGGAGCTCGAGGTTGATGGGGGAGTTGGTTGATTCTGTTCAGTTTCCCTTGTCGGAAGAGAAGGAGATTGGGGTGAGGGAGAGGGTTGAGGAATTGGGG
The sequence above is drawn from the Raphanus sativus cultivar WK10039 chromosome 7, ASM80110v3, whole genome shotgun sequence genome and encodes:
- the LOC108818255 gene encoding protein ROH1 gives rise to the protein MPATEYQRSFGRTLLNLRRDSVHSVAESSTTAESTQMEAELDSFQRKVSERFADLNASTSEDLLSLEWVGKLLDSFLSCQEEFRSAVVVSGNHRAAISPPAERMIAEYFDRSVKALDVCNAIRDGVERIRQWQKLIEMVVCAFDGKRPLGEGQFRRAKKTLVELAIGMLDDKEASSSSGSVSSQHRNRSFGRNKEHPHHRTIGHFRSLSWSVSRSWSASKQLQALGSGLAPPRAGDVTATGGLAVPVYTMGSVLLFVMWALVAAIPCQDRGLQVHFNVPRSFQWGGSLMSLHDRIIEESRKRERRNSCGLLKEINQIERSSRLMGELVDSVQFPLSEEKEIGVRERVEELGQLQEALKNGLDPFERKVREVFHRIVRSRTEGLESVGTAP